Proteins encoded by one window of Lycium barbarum isolate Lr01 chromosome 11, ASM1917538v2, whole genome shotgun sequence:
- the LOC132619905 gene encoding uncharacterized protein LOC132619905 produces MPTVKLAKWQILLSEFDIMYITQKDIKGQALADHLAENPVDNEYKPLTTYFPDEEVLFVGKDISEPYSGWRMFFDGASNFKGVGIGAVLVSETGQHYPISAKIRFPCTNNMAEYEACILGLRMAVNMNIKELLVIGDSDLLVHQVLGEWTTKNVQILRYLHCVKELCKQFREIDFKHVPRIQNEFADALATLLSMIQHPDKNYIDPIKVEIHDQQEYCFHVNEELDGQPWYYDIKKLLETREYPKNATNKQKRTLRRMANHFFLNGEILYRRTSDLGFLRCVDATDATRLLEEVHAGTCGPQMNGFTLAKKILRAGYFWMTMERDNIRYVQKCHQCQVHGDFIRVPPNELNVMGSPWPFAAWGMDVIGPIEPLVSNGHRFILVDIDYFTKWVEASTYKVVTKKVVAYFFRNNIVCRFGIPESIITDNTANLNSDLMRETCEKFRIAYRNSTACRPQMNGAVEAANKNIKKILRKITDSHRQWYEKLPYSLLGYRTTTRTSTGATPYMLVYGSEAVIPAEVKIPSLRIIQDVTNSAKSEILSNCD; encoded by the coding sequence ATGCCTACCGTGAAATTAGCAAAATGGCAGATCTTGTTAAGTGAGTTTGATATTATGTATATAACTCAGAAGGACATTAAGGGACAAGCATTGGCAGATCACCTAGCAGAGAACCCGGTAGACAATGAATACAAGCCGCTTACAACCTATTTTCCTGATGAGGAAGTATTGTTTGTAGGGAAAGATATTTCAGAGCCTTATTCAGGATGGAGGATGTTTTTTGACGGAGCGTCAAATTTCAAAGGAGTCGGAATAGGAGCAGTTTTAGTTTCCGAGACAGGTCAACACTACCCTATCTCGGCAAAGATCAGATTTCCCTGCACGAACAATATGGCGGAATACGAAGCTTGCATCCTCGGGCTTAGGATGGCAGTTAATATGAACATCAAAGAACTTTTGGTAATAGGTGATTCTGACCTATTAGTTCATCAGGTACTAGgagaatggaccactaagaatgtCCAAATTCTTCGATACTTACATTGCGTGAAGGAGTTGTGTAAGCAGTTCAGAGAAATTGACTTCAAGCATGTCCCTCGAATCCAAAATGAATTTGCTGATGCCCTTGCGACATTGTTATCAATGATCCAACATCCGGACAAGAATTACATCGACCCTATCAAGGTAGAAATACACGACCAGCAAGAATATTGTTTTCATGTCAATGAGGAATTGGATGGCCAGCCATGGTACTATGACATTAAGAAGTTACTCGAGACGAGAGAATATCCAAAAAATGCTACTAACAAACAGAAGCGGACCTTGAGGAGAATGGCAAATCACTTCTTCCTTAACGGAGAAATCCTATATAGGAGGACTTCAGATCTGGGATTTCTAAGATGTGTGGATGCCACAGATGCGACAAGGTTGTTAGAAGAAGTACATGCAGGAACATGTGGACCCCAAATGAATGGATTCACTTTGGCAAAGAAGATTCTGCGAGCGGGATACTTTTGGATGACTATGGAAAGAGACAACATTCGCTATGTACAAAAGTGCCATCAATGTCAGGTTCACGGAGATTTCATTCGGGTTCCTCCAAATGAGCTCAATGTAATGGGCTCCCCTTGGCCGttcgccgcttggggcatggatgtgatTGGACCTATCGAACCCCTTGTATCAAATGGACATCGCTTCATCTTAGTGGACATCGATTATTTCACTAAATGGGTCGAAGCTTCAACGTACAAAGTAGTAACAAAGAAGGTGGTAGCATATTTTTTTCGCAACAATATAGTCTGCCGATTTGGGATTCCAGAGTCAATTATCACAGATAATACAGCCAATCTCAACAGCGATCTTATGAGAGAGACTTGCGAAAAATTTAGGATTGCCTACCGAAATTCCACAGCTTGTcgaccacagatgaatggagcagtcgAGGCAGcaaataagaacatcaagaaaatCTTGAGAAAGATAACAGATAGTCACAGGCAGTGGTATGAAAAGTTGCCATATTCTTTGCTTGGTTACCGTACCACTACTAGAACATCCACAGGAGCAACTCCTTACATGTTGGTTTATGGTTCAGAAGCTGTGATACCCGCAGAAGTAAAGATACCTTCTCTAAGGATTATCCAAGATGTGACTAACTCCGCCAAATCGGAGATACTATCTAACTGCGACTAA